In the Eptesicus fuscus isolate TK198812 chromosome 12, DD_ASM_mEF_20220401, whole genome shotgun sequence genome, one interval contains:
- the PRELID3B gene encoding PRELI domain containing protein 3B, with translation MKIWTSEHVFDHPWETVTTAAMQKYPNPMNPSVVGVDVLDRHVDPSGKLHSHRLLSTEWGLPSIVKSLIGAARTKTYVQEHSVVDPVEKTMELKSTNISFTNMVSVDERLIYKPHPQDPERTVLTQEAIITVKGVSLSSYLEGLMASTISSNASKGREAMEWVIHKLNAEIEELTASARGSIRTPMAAAAFVEK, from the exons CCACCCATGGGAAACTGTTACAACAGCCGCAATGCAAAAATATCCAAACCCTATGAACCCAAGCGTGGTTGGAGTCGATGTATTGGACAGACATGTAGATCCTTCTGGAAAGTTGCACAGCCATAGACTGCTCAGCACAGAGTGGGGACTGCCTTCCATTGTGAAATCA CTGATTGGTGCGGCAAGAACCAAAACATATGTGCAAGAACATTCTGTAGTTGATCCTGTAGAGAAAACAATGGAACTTAAATCCACTAAT aTTTCATTTACAAATATGGTTTCAGTAGATGAGAGACTTATATATAAAccacatcctcaggacccagaaag AACTGTTTTGACTCAGGAGGCCATCATCACTGTGAAAGGAGTCAGCCTCAGTAGTTACCTGGAAGGGCTGATGGCGAGCACGATATCTTCAAATGCTAGTAAA GGCCGAGAAGCAATGGAATGGGTAATCCATAAATTAAATGCTGAGATTGAAGAATTGACGGCTTCAGCAAGAGGAAGCATAAGGACgccaatggcagcagcagcattTGTAGAGAAATGA